Proteins encoded in a region of the Flavobacterium sp. PMTSA4 genome:
- the purT gene encoding formate-dependent phosphoribosylglycinamide formyltransferase: protein MSKILLLGSGELGKEFVIAAQRIGQYIIAVDNYANAPAMQVAHEFEVINMLDGSELDRIVAKHKPDFIVPEIEAIRTERFYDYEKQGITVVPSAKAANFTMNRKAIRDLAAKDLGLRTANYRYATTADELQKAVEEVGIPCVVKPLMSSSGKGQSTIKTQEDIVKAWNYSVEGSRGDVVEVIVEAFVNFYSEITLLTVTQKNNQTLFCAPIGHRQERGDYQESWQPAKVSDKDLVEAQEMARKVTEALGGAGLFGVEFFLKDEGVYFSELSPRPHDTGMVTLAGTQNFNEFELHLRAILSLPIFEITLEKAGASAVILATENSNNPTFTGIEKVASLPKTDFRIFGKASSRPYRRMGVVLTNDSLETPIEEIVEQAKETAKLITVNH, encoded by the coding sequence ATGTCAAAAATACTATTACTTGGTTCTGGTGAACTAGGAAAAGAGTTTGTAATTGCAGCTCAAAGAATTGGTCAATATATAATTGCAGTTGATAACTATGCTAATGCTCCAGCTATGCAAGTTGCACATGAATTTGAAGTCATAAATATGCTTGATGGCTCAGAATTAGACAGAATTGTAGCCAAACATAAACCTGATTTTATAGTTCCCGAAATTGAAGCCATTCGTACCGAACGATTCTATGATTATGAAAAACAAGGAATAACAGTTGTTCCTTCAGCCAAAGCTGCAAATTTTACAATGAACAGAAAAGCCATCCGAGATTTGGCAGCAAAAGATTTAGGTTTGCGAACCGCCAATTATCGCTATGCAACAACAGCAGATGAACTTCAAAAAGCTGTTGAGGAAGTTGGAATTCCGTGTGTAGTAAAACCATTAATGAGTTCATCAGGAAAAGGACAATCAACTATTAAAACCCAAGAAGACATTGTAAAAGCATGGAACTATTCTGTGGAAGGTTCGCGGGGTGATGTTGTGGAAGTCATAGTAGAAGCTTTTGTTAATTTTTATTCTGAAATAACTTTATTAACCGTTACTCAAAAAAATAATCAAACCTTGTTTTGTGCGCCAATTGGTCACAGGCAAGAACGTGGTGATTATCAAGAAAGCTGGCAACCAGCAAAAGTTTCAGATAAAGATTTAGTGGAAGCACAAGAAATGGCGAGAAAAGTAACTGAAGCTCTTGGTGGCGCAGGGCTTTTTGGGGTAGAATTCTTTTTAAAAGATGAAGGTGTTTATTTTTCAGAATTATCACCAAGACCACACGATACCGGAATGGTAACCTTAGCTGGAACACAAAATTTTAACGAATTTGAATTGCATTTGCGAGCAATTTTGAGTTTACCAATTTTCGAAATTACTCTAGAAAAAGCTGGAGCAAGCGCTGTTATTCTAGCAACAGAAAATTCAAACAATCCAACTTTCACTGGAATTGAAAAAGTAGCTTCTTTACCTAAAACTGATTTTCGTATCTTTGGTAAAGCATCTTCTAGACCATATCGGAGAATGGGAGTTGTTTTAACAAACGATTCGCTTGAAACACCAATTGAAGAAATAGTTGAACAAGCGAAAGAAACTGCAAAATTGATAACTGTAAATCATTAA
- a CDS encoding DUF6370 family protein, translating into MKKIFSLFVLLICFTNQAQEKPKTQIVEASCGQCQFGMTEKKGCDLAVRIDGKSYFVDGTKLDDHGDAHAEDGFCSAVRKAEVVGEVKDNRFVITYFKLLPAN; encoded by the coding sequence ATGAAAAAAATATTCTCACTATTCGTATTATTAATTTGCTTCACAAATCAAGCGCAAGAAAAACCAAAAACGCAAATAGTAGAAGCTTCTTGCGGGCAATGTCAATTTGGAATGACAGAAAAAAAAGGTTGTGATTTAGCTGTTCGGATTGATGGAAAATCGTATTTCGTTGATGGAACTAAATTAGATGATCACGGCGATGCTCATGCCGAAGATGGTTTTTGTTCTGCTGTGAGAAAAGCAGAAGTGGTTGGCGAAGTAAAAGACAACCGTTTTGTAATTACTTATTTCAAACTACTTCCTGCTAATTAG
- a CDS encoding Crp/Fnr family transcriptional regulator, which yields MAQILENISKIVSLSKEEEIFFMSKIETKEYKSKSLILHAGEICKHFYFVNSGILRSFNINDNIVEHVLHFACEGWWIGDMYSLLSQKPGNLFIEVLEDAEVVLLPKENQEELYVQIPKLERFFRILTENSLVAHQERLMDNLSLSAEERFEKFCSKYPSLIQKVPQKQIASYIGVTPEFFSKMKARMLKK from the coding sequence TTGGCTCAAATTTTAGAAAATATTTCAAAAATTGTTTCTCTTTCAAAAGAAGAAGAAATTTTTTTCATGTCTAAAATTGAAACTAAAGAATACAAATCAAAGTCGCTTATTCTTCATGCTGGCGAAATCTGCAAACACTTTTATTTTGTAAATTCTGGAATCTTAAGAAGTTTCAACATTAATGACAATATTGTTGAGCATGTATTGCATTTTGCCTGTGAAGGTTGGTGGATTGGTGACATGTACAGCTTATTATCCCAGAAACCAGGAAACCTTTTTATTGAAGTTCTTGAAGATGCAGAAGTTGTTTTATTGCCTAAAGAAAACCAAGAAGAATTATACGTTCAAATCCCAAAGTTGGAACGTTTTTTTAGAATTCTAACTGAAAATTCTCTTGTTGCTCATCAAGAACGATTAATGGATAACCTAAGCTTATCAGCAGAAGAACGTTTTGAAAAATTTTGTTCAAAATATCCCTCATTAATTCAAAAAGTTCCTCAAAAACAAATTGCTTCATACATAGGCGTTACACCTGAATTTTTCAGTAAAATGAAAGCTCGAATGCTAAAAAAATGA
- a CDS encoding pirin family protein: MKNSVIHRANTRGNANHGWLNAYHSFSFASWYNPERVQFGVLRVLNDDTIAAGMGFGTHPHDNMEIITIPLEGDLAHKDSMGNAATIKTGDVQVMSAGTGIQHSEFNPNHDQQTKLFQIWLFPKTRNVEPRYQQITLDKSLQKNAFAQILSPNADDEGVWIHQDAWFYLSDFDAAFSKNLSVKKEGNGFYIMNIEGEIEVNGEKLEKRDALGIWETSELEIKANSDAKFLVMEIPMEN; encoded by the coding sequence ATGAAAAATTCAGTTATACACAGAGCAAATACAAGAGGAAATGCTAATCATGGTTGGTTAAATGCTTACCATAGTTTTAGTTTTGCAAGTTGGTACAATCCAGAAAGAGTACAATTTGGTGTTTTACGAGTTTTAAACGACGACACAATTGCTGCCGGAATGGGTTTCGGAACACATCCGCATGATAATATGGAAATTATTACTATTCCATTAGAAGGTGATTTGGCTCACAAAGACAGCATGGGAAATGCTGCAACTATAAAAACTGGTGATGTTCAAGTAATGAGTGCAGGAACAGGAATTCAACATTCAGAATTTAATCCAAATCATGACCAACAAACAAAATTATTTCAAATTTGGTTGTTCCCAAAAACCAGAAACGTAGAGCCAAGATATCAGCAAATAACTCTAGATAAATCATTGCAAAAAAATGCTTTTGCTCAAATTTTATCTCCAAATGCAGATGATGAAGGTGTTTGGATACATCAAGATGCATGGTTTTATTTATCTGATTTTGATGCAGCTTTTTCCAAAAACCTTTCAGTTAAAAAAGAAGGAAATGGGTTTTATATAATGAATATTGAAGGCGAAATTGAAGTTAATGGTGAAAAATTAGAAAAAAGAGATGCATTAGGAATTTGGGAAACTTCAGAATTAGAAATAAAAGCAAATAGTGATGCGAAATTTTTAGTAATGGAAATTCCAATGGAAAATTAA
- a CDS encoding GNAT family N-acetyltransferase — MVKLELNNKNGFFYIEENGKTEAKMTFVFAGEDKIIIDHTEVNPGNNGKGFGKMMVQKAVEFAREKNIKIIPLCPFAKSVFDKTPEFKDVL, encoded by the coding sequence ATGGTAAAATTAGAACTCAACAATAAAAATGGTTTTTTCTACATTGAAGAAAATGGTAAAACAGAAGCAAAAATGACCTTTGTTTTTGCAGGTGAAGATAAAATAATTATTGACCATACTGAAGTTAACCCAGGTAACAATGGTAAAGGTTTTGGAAAAATGATGGTTCAAAAAGCAGTAGAATTTGCAAGAGAAAAAAACATTAAAATCATCCCATTATGCCCATTTGCTAAAAGTGTTTTTGACAAAACTCCCGAATTTAAAGATGTATTATAA
- a CDS encoding OsmC family protein has product MAKILENNIEGKIGTQKYLCTISWRNGELLMDEPENLGGKNIGPDPFSTLLASLASCTLSTLRMYIDRKEWNIPEIKISLNLYQETEKNLITTITRSLSFSEKISQAQKERLLFIADKCPISKLLKGTINIETTL; this is encoded by the coding sequence ATGGCAAAAATTTTAGAAAACAACATTGAAGGGAAAATTGGCACACAAAAATATTTGTGTACCATTTCATGGAGAAATGGTGAACTTTTAATGGATGAACCTGAAAATCTTGGCGGAAAAAACATTGGTCCTGATCCATTTTCTACTTTATTAGCTTCTTTAGCGAGTTGTACACTTTCAACTCTACGAATGTATATTGACCGAAAAGAATGGAACATTCCAGAAATAAAAATTTCATTAAATTTATATCAGGAAACTGAAAAAAATTTGATTACAACAATTACAAGAAGTTTGAGCTTTTCAGAAAAAATTAGTCAAGCACAAAAAGAACGATTATTATTTATTGCAGATAAGTGTCCAATTTCAAAACTTTTAAAAGGAACTATTAACATCGAAACAACTTTATAA
- a CDS encoding (4Fe-4S)-binding protein has product MDPKDIKKEYTNGEVTIVWQSGKCIHSGNCVRNNPDVFKPKEKPWITPENSTTEKIVETVKKCPSGALTYFINKND; this is encoded by the coding sequence ATGGATCCAAAAGACATAAAAAAAGAATACACCAATGGCGAAGTAACCATTGTTTGGCAATCAGGAAAATGCATTCATTCAGGAAACTGTGTTCGTAACAATCCAGATGTTTTTAAACCAAAAGAAAAACCATGGATAACTCCAGAAAATTCAACAACAGAAAAGATTGTTGAAACCGTAAAAAAATGTCCTTCAGGTGCTTTAACTTATTTTATAAACAAAAATGATTAA
- a CDS encoding NADPH-dependent FMN reductase, with protein sequence MKKIIAFAGSSSKNSINKKLVTYATSFFENVDVEILDLNDYEMPIYSIDKEKENGFPDLAFQFLSKLESADLLVVSMAEHNGNYTTAFKNILDWTSRINPKTFLGKKMLLMATSPGGRGGSSVLEIAKDRFPRHDAEIVGTFSLPSFNESFDVEKGVITDMELKNELMEIINSIEF encoded by the coding sequence ATTAAAAAAATTATTGCCTTTGCAGGTTCGTCTAGTAAAAATTCTATCAATAAAAAATTAGTCACCTATGCAACTTCATTTTTTGAAAATGTAGATGTCGAAATCTTAGATTTAAATGACTATGAAATGCCTATTTATTCCATAGATAAGGAAAAAGAAAATGGCTTTCCGGATTTAGCTTTTCAATTTCTATCAAAATTAGAAAGTGCTGATTTACTTGTTGTTTCAATGGCAGAACATAATGGAAATTATACTACTGCATTCAAAAATATTTTAGATTGGACATCTAGAATAAACCCTAAGACTTTCCTAGGTAAAAAAATGCTTTTGATGGCAACTTCTCCTGGTGGTCGCGGAGGAAGTTCTGTTTTAGAAATTGCAAAAGATAGATTTCCAAGACATGATGCCGAAATTGTTGGAACTTTTTCTTTGCCGAGTTTTAATGAAAGTTTTGATGTTGAAAAAGGTGTCATAACAGATATGGAATTAAAAAATGAATTGATGGAAATTATCAATTCTATCGAGTTCTAA
- the fabD gene encoding ACP S-malonyltransferase, whose protein sequence is MKAYVFPGQGAQFTGMGKELYENSTVARELFEKANEILGFRITDIMFEGTAEELKETKVTQPAVFLHSVILAKTLENFKPDMVAGHSLGEFSALVANGALSFEDGLKLVSKRALAMQKACEIKPSTMAAVLNLDDKIVEDICASIDGVVVAANYNCPGQLVISGEYSAVELACEKMKEAGAKRALILPVGGAFHSPMMEPAREELAAAIEATTFSTPICPVYQNVTASAVSDADEIKKNLIIQLTAPVKWTQSVNQMIADGATSFTEVGPGKVLVGLVNKINKEVETISA, encoded by the coding sequence ATGAAAGCATACGTTTTTCCTGGTCAAGGAGCACAATTCACTGGTATGGGTAAAGAATTATACGAGAACTCAACAGTAGCAAGAGAATTATTTGAAAAAGCCAACGAAATTTTAGGATTTAGAATTACAGATATCATGTTCGAAGGAACTGCCGAAGAATTGAAAGAAACGAAAGTTACACAACCTGCTGTTTTTTTACACTCTGTTATTTTAGCTAAAACATTAGAAAATTTCAAACCAGATATGGTTGCTGGTCATTCATTAGGTGAATTTTCAGCTTTAGTTGCAAATGGCGCTTTATCTTTTGAAGATGGATTAAAATTAGTTTCAAAACGTGCTTTGGCTATGCAAAAAGCTTGTGAAATAAAACCTTCTACAATGGCAGCGGTATTAAATCTTGACGATAAAATTGTTGAAGATATTTGTGCTTCTATTGATGGAGTTGTAGTTGCTGCAAATTATAATTGCCCAGGACAATTAGTTATTTCTGGAGAATATTCTGCTGTAGAATTAGCGTGCGAAAAAATGAAAGAAGCTGGAGCAAAACGTGCTTTAATTTTGCCTGTTGGTGGTGCATTTCACTCGCCAATGATGGAACCAGCAAGAGAAGAACTTGCGGCTGCAATTGAAGCAACAACTTTTTCTACTCCAATTTGTCCAGTTTATCAAAACGTTACTGCTAGTGCTGTTTCTGATGCTGATGAAATCAAGAAAAATTTAATTATTCAATTAACTGCACCTGTTAAATGGACACAATCGGTTAATCAAATGATTGCTGATGGTGCAACAAGTTTTACCGAAGTTGGTCCAGGAAAAGTATTAGTTGGTTTGGTAAATAAAATTAATAAGGAAGTAGAAACAATTTCTGCATAA
- a CDS encoding peptidoglycan DD-metalloendopeptidase family protein, with translation MNKILEIFSKVNASKVIAPEINFDDYIPIDFSESNSALQNSILEKASDYENYIQNFLEKNNAKIAFGGYNETRNLYKRSSVFNDNNSEERNIHIGLDLWINEEVTIHATLDGEIHSFQNNSALGDYGPTIILKHEINGLVFHTLYGHLSLESLNDKKVGSKIKKGKKIGTLGLPPINGDYAPHLHFQIIINMENKIGDYPGVTSKNNLEFYLKNCPNPESLLKITK, from the coding sequence ATGAATAAAATTCTGGAAATATTTTCAAAAGTAAACGCTTCAAAAGTTATTGCTCCAGAAATTAATTTTGATGATTATATCCCAATTGATTTTTCTGAATCAAATAGTGCACTTCAAAATTCTATTTTAGAAAAAGCTTCTGACTACGAAAATTACATTCAGAATTTCTTAGAAAAGAACAATGCTAAAATTGCTTTTGGTGGTTATAATGAAACTAGAAATTTATATAAAAGAAGTTCCGTTTTTAATGACAATAACTCCGAAGAACGCAATATTCACATTGGTTTAGACCTTTGGATTAATGAAGAAGTAACGATACATGCTACATTGGATGGAGAAATTCATAGTTTTCAAAACAACTCAGCACTTGGCGATTATGGACCAACTATTATTCTGAAACACGAGATTAATGGTTTAGTTTTTCACACATTATACGGACATTTAAGTTTAGAAAGTTTGAATGACAAAAAAGTTGGGAGTAAAATAAAAAAAGGTAAAAAAATTGGAACTTTAGGTTTGCCTCCAATTAATGGTGATTATGCTCCGCATCTACATTTCCAAATTATTATTAATATGGAAAATAAAATAGGTGATTATCCCGGAGTTACAAGTAAAAATAATTTAGAATTTTATCTGAAGAACTGTCCAAATCCAGAATCACTTTTGAAAATCACAAAGTAA
- the galE gene encoding UDP-glucose 4-epimerase GalE, which translates to MKIVVTGGLGFIGSHTVVELLNEGFEVIVIDNLSNSSETVLDGIEKITGKRPFFENIDLRDKLLVQDFFVKHSDIDGIIHFAASKAVGESVENPLLYYENNLNSLVYLLQEITKLPHANFIFSSSCTVYGQAEKMPIDENASVQKAMSPYGNTKQIGEEIILDVANVSNLNSILLRYFNPIGAHPTSEIGELPLGVPQNLVPFITQTAMGLRKELSVFGNDYPTADGTCVRDYIHVVDLAKAHVISLKRLLEKQNIEKVEVFNLGTGKGSSVLEVINAFEKVSGQKLPYKFVNRREGDVIEAYASTEKANNVLGWKSKLTLEDALDSAWKWEQKIRS; encoded by the coding sequence ATGAAAATAGTAGTAACCGGAGGTTTAGGATTCATTGGTTCGCATACTGTAGTAGAGTTGCTGAATGAAGGTTTTGAAGTAATTGTAATAGATAATTTGTCAAATTCTTCAGAAACAGTTTTAGATGGAATTGAAAAAATTACTGGAAAAAGGCCTTTTTTCGAAAACATAGATTTACGAGATAAATTATTAGTCCAAGATTTTTTTGTAAAACACTCAGATATTGATGGTATAATACATTTTGCAGCTTCTAAAGCGGTTGGAGAAAGTGTTGAAAACCCTTTATTGTATTACGAAAACAATTTAAATTCATTGGTTTATCTTTTGCAAGAAATTACAAAATTACCTCATGCTAATTTCATTTTCAGTTCTTCATGTACAGTTTATGGTCAGGCAGAAAAAATGCCAATAGATGAAAATGCTTCTGTTCAAAAAGCGATGTCACCCTATGGAAATACAAAGCAAATAGGAGAAGAAATTATACTAGATGTTGCCAATGTATCTAATCTTAATTCTATTTTATTAAGATACTTTAACCCAATTGGTGCTCATCCAACTTCAGAAATTGGAGAATTACCGCTTGGTGTTCCTCAAAATTTGGTTCCTTTTATAACTCAAACGGCTATGGGTTTGCGTAAAGAATTATCTGTTTTCGGGAATGATTATCCAACAGCTGATGGAACTTGTGTTAGAGATTATATACATGTTGTTGACCTAGCAAAAGCACATGTAATTTCTTTAAAAAGATTATTAGAAAAACAAAATATTGAGAAAGTTGAAGTCTTTAATCTTGGAACAGGAAAAGGAAGTTCAGTTCTAGAAGTGATTAATGCTTTTGAAAAAGTTTCGGGACAAAAACTGCCTTATAAATTTGTCAATAGGCGAGAAGGTGATGTTATTGAAGCCTATGCAAGCACAGAGAAAGCCAACAATGTTTTAGGTTGGAAATCAAAATTAACTTTAGAAGATGCATTGGATAGTGCTTGGAAATGGGAGCAAAAAATAAGAAGTTAA
- a CDS encoding nuclear transport factor 2 family protein produces MKNILALFFVCLFHFSVMAQKDSNAEQKVVANQVEALRIAMIDANAEKLKELTSAQLSYGHSGGHIENQEEFIQKIVSRKSDFVTIELQDQTISISENIAIVRHKLYAHTNDNGVEKVIQLGVMLVWQKHKKNWLLIARQAFKLPTSEKH; encoded by the coding sequence ATGAAAAATATTTTAGCGTTATTTTTTGTTTGCCTTTTCCATTTTTCAGTAATGGCTCAAAAAGATTCTAATGCAGAACAAAAAGTTGTTGCTAATCAAGTTGAAGCGTTAAGAATTGCAATGATTGATGCTAACGCAGAAAAATTAAAAGAACTTACTTCTGCACAATTGAGTTATGGACATTCAGGTGGTCATATCGAAAATCAAGAAGAATTTATTCAAAAAATTGTAAGTAGGAAATCTGATTTTGTAACCATTGAACTTCAGGACCAAACAATTTCAATATCTGAGAATATTGCAATCGTAAGACACAAACTTTATGCGCATACTAATGATAATGGAGTTGAAAAAGTTATTCAACTTGGCGTAATGTTAGTTTGGCAAAAACATAAAAAGAATTGGTTGTTAATTGCTCGTCAGGCTTTTAAATTACCAACATCAGAAAAGCATTAA
- a CDS encoding DegT/DnrJ/EryC1/StrS family aminotransferase: MRKLQMVDLKSQYDKIKTTVDASIQEVLDTTTYINGPKVHEFQKNLEEYLGVKHVIPCANGTDALQIAMMGLGLQPGDEVITADFTFAATVEVIALLQLTPVLVDVEMYNMNISLDAIKKAITPKTKAIVPVHLFGRAANMEAIMAIAKEHNLYVIEDNAQAIGANCKFSDGTKKKAGAIGHVGATSFFPSKNLGCYGDGGAIFTNDDELAHTIRGIVNHGMYVRYHHDVVGVNSRLDSIQAAVLNAKLPLLDQYNTARQNAARKYSAAFEGNENIIAPIICDVCDCHVFHQYTLRITNGKRDQLMEHLQVKQIPCAIYYPIPLHSQKAYADARYKEEDFPVTNQLVQEVISLPMHTELEDEQIKFITDSVLEFFNK; the protein is encoded by the coding sequence ATGAGAAAACTACAAATGGTTGACTTGAAAAGTCAATACGATAAAATAAAAACTACTGTTGATGCTTCTATCCAAGAAGTTTTAGATACCACAACTTATATTAATGGACCAAAAGTTCATGAATTTCAGAAAAATTTAGAAGAATATCTTGGCGTAAAACACGTTATTCCATGTGCAAACGGTACTGATGCATTGCAAATTGCAATGATGGGTTTAGGTTTACAACCTGGCGATGAAGTTATTACGGCTGATTTCACATTTGCTGCAACAGTTGAAGTAATAGCATTGCTTCAATTAACACCAGTTTTGGTTGATGTAGAAATGTATAACATGAATATTTCTCTCGATGCTATCAAAAAAGCCATTACTCCAAAAACAAAGGCAATTGTACCGGTTCATCTTTTTGGTCGTGCTGCAAATATGGAAGCAATTATGGCTATCGCTAAAGAGCATAACTTATATGTAATTGAAGATAATGCACAAGCTATCGGTGCCAATTGTAAATTTTCGGATGGAACTAAAAAGAAAGCTGGAGCTATTGGACATGTTGGTGCAACTTCGTTTTTCCCAAGTAAAAATTTAGGTTGTTATGGCGATGGTGGTGCAATTTTTACTAATGATGATGAATTAGCTCACACTATTAGAGGAATCGTGAATCACGGAATGTATGTTCGTTATCATCATGATGTAGTTGGAGTAAATTCAAGATTAGATAGTATTCAAGCAGCAGTTTTAAATGCTAAATTGCCTTTGCTTGACCAATATAATACAGCTCGTCAAAATGCGGCTAGAAAGTATTCAGCTGCTTTTGAAGGAAATGAAAACATTATCGCTCCAATAATTTGTGATGTTTGTGACTGTCATGTTTTTCATCAATATACTTTGAGAATTACTAACGGGAAAAGAGATCAGTTGATGGAGCATTTACAGGTGAAGCAAATACCATGTGCAATTTATTATCCAATTCCTTTACATAGCCAAAAAGCATATGCTGACGCACGTTATAAAGAAGAAGATTTTCCAGTAACAAACCAATTAGTACAAGAAGTAATTTCGTTGCCAATGCACACGGAATTGGAGGATGAACAAATTAAGTTTATAACTGATTCGGTTTTGGAATTTTTTAATAAATAA
- a CDS encoding 3-deoxy-D-manno-octulosonic acid transferase: protein MLFLYNLLLLLASQIVKLLAFFSPKIKLFVDGRKTVFQTLTDKIKKEDKTIWFHAASLGEFEQGLPVIEKIKTQFPNHKIVVTFFSPSGYEVRKNNAIADVTVYLPLDTKSNAKRFIEILNPEMVFFIKYEYWPNYLNELKIRNIKTYLISGIFRENQAFFKWYGGFYKKALETFDYFFVQNENSKTLLHKLSFNNVKISGDTRFDRVVSILERNNSLDFIEQFKNNTTTIVIGSSWPKDENYLVNYINNYVGNTKFIFAPHNIKTEQIQELKNSISKKTILFSEKENQKLEDFQVMIVDTIGILTKIYSYADIAYVGGGFGTAGLHNILEPATFGTPIVIGPNYSNFAEAIALVNLGGCISVTNQKELNDTFDLLLQNEDERYEKGHICSTFVQMNKGATSIILNHVLNETLN, encoded by the coding sequence ATGCTATTTCTATACAACCTATTGCTGCTTTTGGCTTCTCAAATAGTAAAATTACTGGCTTTTTTTAGTCCAAAAATTAAACTTTTTGTAGATGGTAGAAAAACAGTTTTTCAAACCTTGACTGATAAAATCAAAAAAGAAGACAAAACAATTTGGTTTCATGCTGCTTCTTTAGGCGAATTTGAACAAGGTTTGCCTGTTATAGAAAAAATTAAAACCCAATTTCCTAATCACAAAATTGTAGTTACCTTTTTTTCTCCTTCAGGTTATGAAGTAAGAAAGAACAATGCTATTGCTGATGTTACGGTATACTTGCCTTTGGATACGAAATCGAATGCTAAAAGATTTATAGAAATCCTAAATCCTGAAATGGTGTTTTTCATTAAATATGAATATTGGCCAAACTATTTAAATGAATTAAAAATTCGAAATATTAAAACCTATTTGATTTCTGGAATTTTCAGAGAAAATCAAGCGTTTTTTAAATGGTATGGAGGTTTCTATAAGAAAGCATTAGAGACCTTTGACTATTTTTTTGTTCAGAATGAAAATTCTAAAACATTATTACACAAACTTAGTTTCAATAACGTTAAAATTTCTGGCGACACTCGTTTTGATAGAGTTGTCTCTATTTTAGAGCGCAATAATTCTTTAGATTTCATTGAACAATTTAAAAATAATACAACAACAATTGTCATTGGTAGTTCTTGGCCAAAAGACGAAAACTATTTGGTAAACTATATAAATAATTATGTCGGAAACACAAAATTTATATTTGCTCCTCACAATATTAAAACAGAACAAATCCAAGAATTAAAAAATTCAATTTCTAAAAAAACTATTCTGTTTTCTGAAAAAGAAAATCAAAAATTAGAAGATTTTCAAGTAATGATTGTCGACACAATCGGAATTTTGACAAAAATTTATTCCTATGCTGACATTGCTTATGTTGGTGGTGGATTTGGAACTGCTGGTTTGCATAATATTTTAGAACCAGCAACATTTGGAACACCAATAGTTATTGGTCCAAATTATTCCAATTTTGCTGAAGCCATTGCTTTGGTAAATCTTGGCGGCTGTATTTCTGTTACTAATCAAAAAGAACTCAATGATACTTTTGATTTATTACTCCAAAACGAAGATGAACGTTATGAAAAAGGACATATTTGTTCCACTTTTGTGCAAATGAATAAAGGTGCAACTTCTATTATTTTAAATCATGTTCTTAACGAAACCTTAAATTGA